Proteins co-encoded in one Actinomadura luteofluorescens genomic window:
- a CDS encoding AMP-dependent synthetase/ligase — translation MGIQEQRADLDRAVAGRTICTALAATAARHGARPAYSDRTGGEWSTLTWADTRTRALETAAGFAALGLEPGDVVALMMPNRSEHVLADLGAVHAGGVPTTVYATLAPDQVAFVAGHCSARYAVLDGADQLGRWLPVLDRLPGLRKIIVVDAGACPPGDRFLTWDAFTELGRRELAADPLAIDRRWQAVGPGDTVTLLYTSGTTGDPKGVLITHSMVLHEAEMVERSSVLPEHPAGVSYLPFAHIADRVLSYYLPVRLASHVHFCPDPAQLTTILGEVRPHSFFGVPRVWEKIMAGIQAVLSAEQDEAKKRAVSAALDAGRAYVAAQEHGGTLTPQITEAFERADQAVLTPMRALLGLDRVRQASSAAAPLPVEVARFFAGLGLKIFDAYGMTETTGAITANLADSFKLGTVGRPFPGVELKLADDGEILVRGATCTPGYLDRPDATADLIDADGWVHTGDVGRLDGDGFLTVVDRKKELIITAGGENIAPSLVENRLKEHPLIGQALAFGDRRPYVVALITLDGEVAPVWAAAHGVDTTDLAALADHPLVLEEVARAVEDANARLARVQQVKRWRLLTAEWTAESEELTPTLKLKRRVVHTKYAADIDALYTG, via the coding sequence ATGGGGATCCAGGAACAGCGGGCCGACCTCGACCGGGCCGTGGCGGGGCGGACGATCTGCACCGCCCTCGCCGCGACCGCCGCGCGGCACGGCGCCAGGCCCGCCTACTCCGACCGGACCGGCGGCGAGTGGAGCACCCTCACCTGGGCGGACACCCGGACCCGCGCGCTGGAGACGGCCGCCGGGTTCGCCGCCCTCGGCCTGGAGCCCGGCGACGTCGTCGCGCTGATGATGCCGAACCGCTCCGAGCACGTGCTGGCCGACCTCGGCGCGGTGCACGCCGGCGGCGTCCCCACCACCGTGTACGCGACGCTCGCGCCCGATCAGGTCGCGTTCGTCGCCGGCCACTGCTCGGCCAGGTACGCCGTGCTGGACGGCGCGGACCAGCTCGGCCGCTGGCTGCCCGTCCTGGACCGCCTCCCCGGCCTCCGCAAGATCATCGTGGTGGACGCCGGCGCCTGCCCGCCCGGCGACCGCTTCCTCACCTGGGACGCCTTCACCGAGCTCGGCCGCCGGGAGCTGGCCGCCGACCCGCTCGCGATCGACCGGCGCTGGCAGGCGGTCGGGCCCGGGGACACCGTCACCCTCCTGTACACCTCCGGCACCACCGGCGACCCCAAGGGCGTCCTGATCACGCATTCGATGGTGCTGCACGAGGCGGAGATGGTCGAGCGCAGCTCCGTCCTGCCCGAGCACCCGGCCGGCGTCTCCTACCTGCCGTTCGCGCACATCGCCGACCGCGTGCTCAGCTACTACCTGCCGGTCCGGCTCGCCTCCCACGTCCACTTCTGCCCCGACCCGGCCCAGCTGACGACGATCCTCGGCGAGGTGCGGCCGCACTCCTTCTTCGGCGTCCCGCGCGTCTGGGAGAAGATCATGGCCGGCATCCAGGCGGTGCTGTCCGCCGAGCAGGACGAGGCGAAGAAGCGGGCGGTCTCCGCCGCCCTGGACGCCGGCCGCGCCTACGTGGCGGCGCAGGAGCACGGCGGCACCCTCACCCCGCAGATCACCGAGGCCTTCGAGCGGGCCGACCAGGCGGTCCTCACCCCCATGCGCGCCCTGCTCGGCCTGGACCGCGTCCGCCAGGCCTCCAGCGCCGCCGCGCCGCTGCCCGTCGAGGTGGCCCGGTTCTTCGCCGGGCTCGGCCTGAAGATCTTCGACGCCTACGGGATGACGGAGACGACCGGCGCCATCACCGCCAACCTCGCCGACTCCTTCAAGCTCGGCACCGTCGGCCGCCCCTTCCCCGGCGTCGAGCTGAAGCTCGCCGACGACGGCGAGATCCTCGTCCGCGGCGCCACCTGCACCCCCGGCTACCTGGACCGCCCCGACGCCACCGCCGACCTCATCGACGCCGACGGCTGGGTGCACACCGGCGACGTCGGCCGCCTGGACGGGGACGGCTTCCTCACCGTCGTCGACCGCAAGAAGGAACTGATCATCACCGCGGGCGGCGAGAACATCGCCCCCTCCCTGGTCGAGAACCGGCTCAAGGAGCACCCGCTCATCGGCCAGGCCCTGGCCTTCGGCGACCGCCGCCCCTACGTCGTCGCGCTCATCACCCTCGACGGCGAGGTCGCGCCCGTCTGGGCGGCCGCCCACGGGGTCGACACCACCGACCTCGCCGCCCTCGCCGACCACCCGCTCGTCCTGGAGGAGGTCGCCCGGGCCGTCGAGGACGCCAACGCCCGGCTCGCGCGCGTCCAGCAGGTCAAGCGGTGGCGCCTGCTCACCGCCGAGTGGACCGCCGAGAGCGAGGAGCTCACCCCGACCCTCAAGCTGAAGCGCCGCGTCGTGCACACCAAGTACGCCGCCGACATCGACGCCCTCTACACCGGCTAA
- a CDS encoding DUF3099 domain-containing protein yields the protein MRRRKLAYGIMMGTCLTLFVLAWAVVRFYSHPAAIAMTVVALVIPPFAAVVANWNIDRTDRRR from the coding sequence ATGAGGCGTCGCAAGCTGGCCTACGGGATCATGATGGGGACGTGCCTCACCCTGTTCGTGCTGGCCTGGGCGGTCGTCCGGTTCTACTCGCACCCCGCGGCGATCGCGATGACGGTGGTCGCGCTGGTCATCCCGCCGTTCGCGGCGGTGGTGGCGAACTGGAACATCGACCGGACGGACCGCCGTAGGTGA
- a CDS encoding trimeric intracellular cation channel family protein, producing the protein MSGHGVAWVLDLAGIFVFAVSGALAAVRQRLDVVGMVVLAEITALGGGILRDLIIGAVPPAAFTDLGYVLVPMAASALVFFWHPQVTRLLPAVLLFDAAGLGLFCATGTVKALEYGLSPVHAVLLGIVTAVGGGILRDVLAGRIPAVLYDRQLYAVPALLGAAVTAGAESAGLHGGAVTAGAAALAFGLRVLAMRQGWRAPRPRGVPD; encoded by the coding sequence GTGAGCGGCCACGGGGTCGCGTGGGTGCTGGACCTCGCCGGGATCTTCGTGTTCGCCGTGTCGGGGGCGCTCGCGGCCGTCCGGCAGCGGCTGGACGTCGTCGGGATGGTGGTGCTGGCGGAGATCACCGCGCTCGGCGGCGGGATCCTGCGCGACCTGATCATCGGGGCCGTGCCCCCGGCGGCGTTCACCGACCTCGGGTACGTGCTGGTGCCGATGGCGGCGTCGGCGCTGGTGTTCTTCTGGCATCCGCAGGTGACGCGGCTGCTGCCGGCGGTGCTGCTGTTCGACGCGGCCGGGCTCGGGCTGTTCTGCGCGACCGGGACGGTCAAGGCGCTCGAGTACGGGCTCTCGCCGGTGCACGCGGTGCTGCTCGGCATCGTGACGGCGGTGGGCGGCGGCATCCTGCGCGACGTGCTGGCGGGCCGGATCCCGGCGGTGCTGTACGACCGGCAGCTGTACGCGGTGCCCGCGCTGCTCGGCGCGGCCGTGACGGCCGGCGCCGAGAGCGCGGGCCTGCACGGCGGCGCCGTCACCGCGGGCGCCGCCGCGCTGGCGTTCGGGCTGCGCGTCCTCGCGATGCGGCAGGGGTGGCGGGCGCCCCGCCCCCGCGGCGTGCCCGACTAG
- the fdhD gene encoding formate dehydrogenase accessory sulfurtransferase FdhD codes for MGRITVRRPVLRLSASGPPVRRPDTLAAEEPLEIRVAGKPLTITMRTPGHDFDLVAGFLAAEGVVGGAGEIAAMRYCADTEEQNTLDVLLSPGVPPPDDSMTRAFTTTSACGVCGKSSIEALRADRPYEVAADPVRLTPAVLAAMPERLREAQRVFDRTGGLHAAGLFDAEGELLAVREDVGRHNAVDKVIGWALREERLPLAGTVLMVSGRASFELTQKAMTAGVPVLAAVSAPSSLAVDLAEDAGMTLVGFLRGETMNVYAGAERIAL; via the coding sequence ATGGGGCGGATCACCGTGCGCAGGCCCGTGCTGCGGCTGAGCGCGTCCGGGCCGCCGGTGCGCCGGCCCGACACGCTCGCGGCCGAGGAGCCGCTGGAGATCCGCGTCGCCGGCAAACCGCTCACGATCACGATGCGCACGCCCGGGCACGACTTCGACCTGGTCGCCGGGTTCCTGGCGGCCGAGGGCGTGGTCGGCGGGGCCGGCGAGATCGCGGCGATGCGGTACTGCGCCGACACCGAGGAGCAGAACACCCTCGACGTGCTCCTGTCCCCCGGCGTGCCGCCGCCGGACGACTCCATGACGCGGGCGTTCACCACCACCAGCGCCTGCGGGGTGTGCGGCAAATCGAGCATCGAGGCGCTGCGCGCCGACCGGCCCTACGAGGTGGCGGCCGACCCGGTGCGGCTCACCCCGGCCGTGCTGGCGGCCATGCCGGAGCGGCTGCGCGAGGCGCAGCGCGTGTTCGACCGGACGGGCGGCCTGCACGCCGCCGGGCTGTTCGACGCCGAAGGCGAACTCCTGGCCGTGCGCGAGGACGTCGGCCGCCACAACGCCGTCGACAAGGTGATCGGGTGGGCCCTGCGGGAAGAGCGGCTGCCGCTGGCCGGAACGGTCCTCATGGTGAGCGGGCGCGCGTCGTTCGAGCTGACGCAGAAGGCGATGACGGCCGGCGTCCCGGTCCTGGCGGCGGTGTCGGCGCCGTCCTCCCTGGCGGTGGACCTCGCCGAGGACGCGGGGATGACGCTCGTCGGCTTCCTGCGCGGCGAGACCATGAACGTCTACGCCGGGGCGGAGCGTATCGCCCTGTGA
- a CDS encoding metal-dependent hydrolase → MTRPQASGGTAPVDERHPPIKPRRVSFDWSRTPLHWVPGDPVATHIINSFHIVLPEGEKWFIQCVKDARPHIRDERLLEEIKGFIGQEMVHARSHQGVLDQILGRAGIDVSKITDAAGRGNAERPSQMAALKERNPRAWRRRLRFELAAVASIEHYTAVLGQWIMDNDRLDKAGVDPTMLDLLRWHGAEEVEHRSVVFDVYKAMGGRYPTRVAAWVVSLFFLYWALIGGSLYLLKQDPTIKRRVTPLRVYRSYRRSVRLGHVPGIFRLLLGEAPVYLRPDHHPSKVCSTPRALDYLTHSPAAKAAGYDPY, encoded by the coding sequence ATGACGAGGCCCCAGGCGAGCGGCGGTACGGCGCCCGTCGACGAGCGCCATCCGCCGATCAAGCCGCGGCGCGTCTCCTTCGACTGGTCGCGGACCCCGCTGCACTGGGTCCCGGGCGACCCGGTCGCCACCCACATCATCAACTCCTTCCACATCGTCCTGCCCGAGGGCGAGAAGTGGTTCATCCAGTGCGTCAAGGACGCCCGCCCGCACATCCGGGACGAGCGGCTGCTGGAGGAGATCAAGGGCTTCATCGGGCAGGAGATGGTGCACGCCCGGTCCCACCAGGGCGTCCTGGACCAGATCCTGGGACGCGCCGGCATCGACGTCTCCAAGATCACCGACGCGGCAGGCCGGGGCAACGCCGAGCGCCCCTCGCAGATGGCGGCGCTGAAGGAGCGCAACCCGCGGGCATGGCGGCGCCGGTTGCGCTTCGAGCTGGCGGCGGTCGCCTCGATCGAGCACTACACCGCCGTGCTCGGACAGTGGATCATGGACAACGACCGGCTCGACAAGGCCGGCGTGGACCCGACGATGCTGGACCTGCTGCGCTGGCACGGCGCCGAGGAGGTCGAGCACCGCTCGGTGGTGTTCGACGTCTACAAGGCCATGGGCGGCCGGTACCCGACCCGCGTCGCCGCGTGGGTCGTGTCGCTGTTCTTCCTGTACTGGGCGCTGATCGGCGGCTCGCTCTACCTGCTCAAGCAGGACCCGACGATCAAGCGGCGGGTGACCCCGCTGCGCGTCTACCGCTCCTACCGGCGGTCCGTCCGGCTCGGCCACGTGCCCGGCATCTTCCGGCTCCTGCTCGGTGAGGCGCCCGTCTACCTGAGGCCGGACCACCACCCGTCCAAGGTGTGCTCCACTCCCCGGGCGCTCGACTACCTCACGCATTCGCCCGCCGCGAAGGCCGCGGGTTACGACCCCTACTAG
- a CDS encoding M24 family metallopeptidase, with product MSNNVSLARVHDAAELERFRAVQRLSYRCAEEVAGTLEPGVTEREACRRMRRWLRERGVDDWLHTPFAWFGDRSAFRGFRLPTQFLPGGTRLEEGMPYILDMAPVRDGHSADIGYGGVLGENRIWERLDADLAGYRTLILGLVRERRTFADIYAEVDALIERQGYDSRHRAYPGRVIGHQIGVIGGILPKRVGFPFGVRFLQTIGRELVKERLEGRSPLWNGAAQSQHPPTPGLWAVEPHIGFRGVGVKFEEILVVTEDDAYWLDDDLPHVHRWARRETTA from the coding sequence GTGTCCAATAACGTGTCGCTCGCCCGCGTCCACGACGCGGCGGAGCTGGAGCGGTTCCGTGCCGTCCAGCGGCTGTCCTACCGGTGCGCCGAAGAGGTCGCCGGCACGCTCGAACCGGGCGTGACCGAGCGCGAGGCGTGCCGCCGCATGCGCCGGTGGCTGCGCGAGCGCGGGGTCGACGACTGGCTGCACACCCCGTTCGCCTGGTTCGGCGACCGGTCGGCGTTCCGCGGCTTCCGGCTGCCGACGCAGTTCCTGCCCGGCGGGACGCGCCTGGAGGAGGGCATGCCCTACATCCTCGACATGGCCCCGGTGCGGGACGGCCACTCCGCCGACATCGGGTACGGCGGCGTCCTCGGCGAGAACAGGATCTGGGAGCGGCTCGACGCCGACCTCGCCGGCTACCGGACGTTGATCCTCGGCCTCGTCCGCGAGCGGCGCACGTTCGCCGACATCTACGCCGAGGTCGACGCGCTCATCGAGCGCCAGGGCTACGACAGCCGCCACCGCGCGTATCCGGGGCGCGTCATCGGCCATCAGATCGGCGTCATAGGCGGGATCCTCCCGAAGCGCGTGGGATTCCCATTCGGTGTACGGTTCCTCCAGACCATCGGCCGCGAACTGGTCAAGGAGCGCCTGGAAGGGCGATCCCCGCTCTGGAACGGGGCCGCGCAGTCCCAGCACCCCCCGACGCCCGGGCTGTGGGCGGTCGAGCCCCACATCGGGTTCCGCGGCGTCGGCGTGAAGTTCGAGGAGATCCTCGTGGTCACCGAGGACGACGCGTACTGGCTCGACGACGACCTTCCCCACGTGCACCGGTGGGCCCGACGGGAGACGACCGCATGA
- a CDS encoding SDR family oxidoreductase: protein MTHPAPPAARRRVRGDGVDLAVYEQGDRSRPTVLLVHGYPDTHAVWDEVAARLARRFHVVRYDVRGAGASSRPFGRRRYTFEYLMADMEAVLDATAPERKVHLVGHDWGSIQSWEAVCTMPGRFASFTSISGPCLDHVAHWTRRNLARPTPANLRRAAGQAVRSWYIYFFQTPGLPELLWRAGMAKPFAKALELGEGVPPRPGHPARTMARDAAAGVGLYRANMLQRLRRPRDRHTDVPTQVIVPTKDLFVSPHLVGGLAKRVPNLSLRTLKAGHWVPRSHPDVVARWITEHIAGVQGGPLAAAEARALKRARVTRSRRPFDGSLVVVTGAGSGIGRATALAFAERGAEVVAADLDAAAAERTADLAGLLGPAGHAFQVDVSDRGAMEDFAKAVMHEHGVPDVVVNNAGIGMAGPFLEHDADDWRKVLDVNLWGVLHGSRLFAQQMVERGQGGHIVNTASAAAFTPTRALPAYATSKAAVLMLSECLRAELKGQGIGVSAVCPGIVNTNITRTSRFVGQGKREEARSRERVARAYARRGYGPDRVAEQIVAAVRDDRAVVPVTPEARLGYLGSRVAPGVMRLLARLDVG from the coding sequence ATGACACACCCCGCCCCACCCGCGGCCCGGCGGCGCGTCCGCGGCGACGGCGTCGACCTCGCCGTCTACGAGCAGGGCGACCGGTCGCGCCCCACCGTCCTGCTGGTGCACGGCTACCCCGACACCCACGCCGTCTGGGACGAGGTGGCCGCGCGGCTCGCCCGGCGGTTCCACGTCGTCCGCTACGACGTGCGCGGCGCGGGCGCCTCGTCCCGCCCGTTCGGACGCCGGCGCTACACGTTCGAGTACCTGATGGCCGACATGGAGGCCGTCCTGGACGCGACCGCGCCCGAGCGCAAGGTGCACCTGGTGGGGCACGACTGGGGCTCGATCCAGTCGTGGGAAGCGGTCTGCACCATGCCGGGCCGCTTCGCCTCCTTCACCTCGATCTCGGGTCCGTGCCTGGACCACGTCGCCCACTGGACGCGGCGGAACCTGGCGCGCCCCACCCCGGCCAACCTGCGGCGGGCGGCGGGCCAGGCCGTCCGCTCCTGGTACATCTACTTCTTCCAGACTCCGGGGCTGCCGGAGCTGCTCTGGCGGGCCGGCATGGCGAAGCCGTTCGCCAAGGCCCTGGAGCTCGGCGAGGGCGTCCCGCCCCGGCCGGGCCACCCGGCCAGGACGATGGCGCGCGACGCCGCGGCCGGGGTCGGGCTGTACCGGGCGAACATGCTCCAGCGGCTGCGCCGCCCGCGCGACCGGCACACGGACGTCCCGACGCAGGTCATCGTCCCGACCAAGGACCTGTTCGTCTCGCCCCACCTCGTCGGCGGGCTGGCCAAGCGCGTCCCGAACCTGTCGCTGCGCACGCTCAAGGCCGGGCACTGGGTGCCGCGCAGCCACCCGGACGTCGTCGCCCGCTGGATCACCGAGCACATCGCCGGCGTCCAGGGCGGCCCGCTCGCCGCCGCCGAGGCGCGCGCGCTCAAGCGGGCCCGGGTGACCCGGAGCCGGCGCCCCTTCGACGGCTCCCTCGTCGTCGTCACGGGCGCGGGAAGCGGGATCGGCCGCGCGACCGCGCTGGCCTTCGCCGAACGCGGCGCCGAGGTGGTCGCCGCCGACCTCGACGCGGCCGCCGCCGAGCGCACCGCCGACCTCGCCGGCCTCCTCGGCCCCGCGGGACACGCCTTCCAGGTGGACGTGTCCGACCGCGGCGCGATGGAGGACTTCGCCAAGGCGGTCATGCACGAGCACGGCGTACCGGACGTCGTGGTCAACAACGCCGGGATCGGCATGGCCGGCCCCTTCCTGGAGCACGACGCCGACGACTGGCGCAAGGTCCTGGACGTCAACCTGTGGGGCGTCCTGCACGGCTCACGGCTCTTCGCCCAGCAGATGGTGGAGCGGGGGCAGGGCGGCCACATCGTCAACACCGCCTCGGCCGCCGCGTTCACGCCGACGCGCGCGCTGCCCGCCTACGCGACGAGCAAGGCGGCCGTGCTGATGCTGTCGGAGTGCCTGCGCGCCGAGCTCAAGGGCCAGGGCATCGGGGTCAGCGCCGTCTGCCCGGGGATCGTCAACACCAACATCACCCGCACGTCCCGGTTCGTCGGCCAGGGCAAGCGGGAGGAGGCGCGCAGCCGGGAACGCGTCGCGCGCGCCTACGCGCGCCGCGGTTACGGGCCGGACCGCGTGGCGGAGCAGATCGTCGCGGCCGTCCGCGACGACCGCGCGGTCGTCCCGGTGACGCCGGAGGCGCGCCTGGGCTACCTCGGGTCGCGCGTGGCGCCGGGCGTCATGCGGCTGCTGGCCCGTCTCGACGTGGGCTGA
- a CDS encoding phytoene desaturase family protein, which translates to MADAVVVGAGHNGLVAANMLADAGWDVEVLEAQPEPGGAVRSDRGVHPDHVSDLCSAFYPLGVASPAMRALELERHGLRWRHAPAVLAHPLPDGRCAVLDRDRDVTAAGLDALGAGDGEAWLRLCRLWDEMGEDVLRALFSPFPPVRAALPLLASARRAGGLRVLRTLLAPVRTLGEQEFAGPGGPLLLAGSALHTDLFPESSTGSLFGWLLAMTGQRYGWPVPEGGAGELTAALVRRLESRGGRLRCDTPVASVVVRNGRALGVRTASGEPVRAAKAVLADVSAPALYGGLVAWADLPASLRADMRRFVWDHATFKVDWALSGPIPWAAGGAGRAGTVHLSPGLDAMTDYSAQLATGRVPSEPFALLGQMTTADPTRSPAGTESVWAYTHVPHRVKADAGPDGITGVWDGRERDAMARRIEDVVERYAPGFRSRVLDRRVTAPPAFQEHDANLRNGALNGGTAMLHQQLVFRPAPGLGRAETPVAGLYLASASAHPGGGVHGACGANAARAALAHAGPAGRLLTPAIGAVSRYLAP; encoded by the coding sequence ATGGCCGACGCCGTCGTCGTCGGCGCGGGCCACAACGGGCTCGTCGCCGCCAACATGCTGGCCGACGCCGGGTGGGACGTCGAGGTGCTCGAAGCGCAGCCCGAACCGGGCGGCGCGGTGCGCAGCGACCGGGGCGTCCACCCCGATCACGTGAGCGACCTGTGCAGCGCGTTCTACCCGCTCGGCGTCGCGTCGCCCGCGATGAGGGCGCTGGAGCTCGAGCGGCACGGGCTGCGCTGGCGGCACGCGCCCGCCGTCCTCGCCCACCCGCTCCCGGACGGGCGCTGCGCCGTCCTCGACCGCGACCGCGACGTGACCGCCGCGGGCCTCGACGCGCTCGGCGCGGGCGACGGCGAGGCGTGGCTGCGGCTCTGCCGGCTGTGGGACGAGATGGGAGAGGACGTCCTGCGCGCCCTGTTCAGCCCGTTCCCGCCGGTGCGGGCCGCACTCCCGCTGCTGGCGTCGGCGCGCCGGGCGGGCGGGCTCCGCGTCCTGCGCACCCTGCTGGCCCCCGTCCGCACGCTCGGGGAGCAGGAGTTCGCCGGGCCCGGCGGTCCGCTGCTGCTCGCCGGATCGGCGCTGCACACCGACCTGTTCCCCGAGTCGAGCACCGGGTCGCTGTTCGGCTGGCTGCTCGCCATGACCGGGCAGCGGTACGGGTGGCCGGTCCCCGAGGGCGGCGCGGGCGAGCTGACGGCGGCGCTCGTGCGGCGGCTGGAGTCGCGCGGCGGGCGCCTGCGCTGCGACACCCCGGTCGCCTCCGTCGTCGTCCGGAACGGGCGCGCGCTCGGCGTCCGCACCGCGTCCGGCGAACCGGTGCGCGCCGCGAAGGCCGTCCTCGCCGACGTGTCGGCCCCCGCCCTCTACGGAGGGCTCGTCGCCTGGGCGGACCTGCCCGCCTCGCTGCGCGCCGACATGCGCCGCTTCGTCTGGGACCACGCCACCTTCAAGGTCGACTGGGCGCTGTCCGGGCCGATCCCCTGGGCGGCGGGCGGCGCCGGGCGCGCCGGGACCGTCCACCTGTCCCCCGGCCTGGACGCGATGACCGACTACAGCGCGCAGCTCGCCACCGGGCGCGTCCCGTCCGAGCCGTTCGCGCTCCTCGGCCAGATGACGACCGCCGACCCCACCCGCTCTCCCGCCGGCACCGAGTCGGTCTGGGCCTACACCCACGTCCCGCACCGGGTGAAGGCCGACGCGGGACCGGACGGGATCACCGGCGTCTGGGACGGGCGCGAGCGCGACGCCATGGCGAGGCGGATCGAGGACGTCGTGGAGCGCTACGCCCCCGGCTTCCGCTCCCGCGTCCTCGATCGCCGCGTCACCGCGCCGCCCGCCTTCCAGGAGCACGACGCCAACCTGCGCAACGGCGCGCTCAACGGCGGCACGGCGATGCTCCACCAGCAGCTCGTCTTCCGTCCCGCCCCCGGCCTCGGGCGCGCCGAGACACCGGTCGCGGGCCTGTACCTGGCGTCGGCCTCCGCGCACCCGGGCGGCGGCGTGCACGGCGCGTGCGGCGCCAACGCCGCCCGCGCCGCACTCGCCCACGCCGGCCCGGCGGGACGCCTGCTCACCCCGGCGATCGGCGCGGTGTCCCGCTACCTCGCCCCCTGA
- a CDS encoding MFS transporter: MAMTAERTIETDVPARLDRLPWSRWHWTVLIGLGAVWILDGLEVTVVGVIGPRLTDASGGLGLTDGQVGLAASIYVVGACLGALFFGHLTDRFGRKKLFIATLALYLAATVATAFSFNPLWFYACRFFTGAGIGGEYAAINSAIDELIPARVRGRVDVVVNGSFWIGTSIAAALSIPVLNGDLVPEDLGWRALFALGALLGLGVLFVRRMVPESPRWLFIHGHEDQAERVVGGIEREITEETGEPLEEPRESIRVRQRRVLSFGEIASTAVRRYPRRTVLGLSLFIGQAFLYNAVYFTYALVLSTFFDVPDAKVGYYLIPIGIGNFLGALLLGGLFDTVGRRTMVTASYVVSGVLLIGTGLLFRADLLDAWTLTACWCAVFFFASAGASSAYLTVSEIFPMETRAMAIAAFYAVGTGLGGVIGPALFGRLVETEKVANVVNGYYLGAGLMIAAGLVELAIGVEAAQRSLEDVAKPLSAEQATAALTRLPPRRAFRPGQGAR, encoded by the coding sequence ATGGCGATGACGGCGGAGCGCACCATCGAAACGGATGTCCCGGCACGGCTCGACCGGTTGCCGTGGTCACGCTGGCACTGGACGGTCCTGATCGGCCTCGGCGCGGTCTGGATCCTGGACGGCCTGGAGGTGACCGTCGTCGGCGTCATCGGCCCGCGGCTCACCGACGCCTCCGGGGGGCTCGGGCTGACCGACGGGCAGGTCGGGCTGGCCGCGTCCATCTACGTGGTCGGCGCCTGCCTGGGCGCCCTGTTCTTCGGGCATCTGACCGACCGGTTCGGGCGCAAGAAGCTCTTCATCGCCACGCTCGCGCTGTACCTGGCGGCGACCGTGGCGACCGCGTTCTCGTTCAACCCCCTGTGGTTCTACGCGTGCCGGTTCTTCACCGGGGCCGGCATCGGCGGCGAGTACGCCGCGATCAACTCGGCGATCGACGAGCTGATCCCGGCGCGGGTGCGGGGCCGGGTCGACGTGGTGGTGAACGGCTCGTTCTGGATCGGCACGTCCATCGCGGCTGCGCTGTCGATCCCGGTGCTGAACGGCGACCTCGTTCCCGAGGACCTCGGCTGGCGGGCCCTGTTCGCGCTCGGCGCCCTTCTCGGCCTCGGCGTGCTGTTCGTCCGCCGGATGGTGCCCGAGAGCCCGCGCTGGCTGTTCATCCACGGGCACGAGGACCAGGCCGAGCGCGTGGTGGGCGGCATCGAGCGGGAGATCACCGAGGAGACCGGCGAGCCCCTGGAGGAGCCCCGCGAGAGCATCCGGGTCCGGCAGCGCCGCGTCTTGTCGTTCGGGGAGATCGCTTCGACGGCGGTGCGCCGCTACCCGCGCCGGACGGTCCTCGGCCTCTCGCTGTTCATCGGGCAGGCGTTCCTCTACAACGCCGTCTACTTCACCTACGCGCTCGTGCTCAGCACGTTCTTCGACGTCCCCGACGCCAAGGTCGGCTACTACCTGATCCCGATCGGCATCGGGAACTTCCTCGGCGCGCTCTTGCTCGGCGGACTGTTCGACACGGTCGGCCGGAGGACGATGGTCACGGCGTCCTACGTGGTCTCCGGCGTGCTGCTGATCGGGACCGGGCTGCTGTTCCGCGCGGACCTGCTCGACGCCTGGACGCTGACGGCCTGCTGGTGCGCGGTGTTCTTCTTCGCCTCCGCCGGCGCGTCGTCGGCCTACCTCACGGTCAGCGAGATCTTCCCTATGGAGACCCGGGCGATGGCGATCGCCGCGTTCTACGCCGTCGGGACGGGCCTCGGCGGCGTGATCGGGCCCGCGCTGTTCGGCCGCCTGGTGGAGACCGAGAAGGTGGCGAACGTCGTGAACGGCTACTACCTGGGCGCCGGGCTGATGATCGCCGCCGGGCTGGTGGAGCTGGCCATCGGCGTCGAGGCCGCGCAGCGGTCCCTGGAGGACGTGGCGAAGCCGCTGTCGGCGGAGCAGGCCACGGCGGCCCTGACCCGTCTCCCGCCCCGTCGCGCTTTCCGCCCCGGTCAGGGGGCGAGGTAG
- a CDS encoding CBS domain-containing protein has translation MRIRDILRRKGDAVATVRPDATVRQLLSVLAEHNIGATVVSPDGASIAGIVSERDVVRRLHEHGAALLDRPVSEIMTAEVRTCGPGDQVEDLRRAMTEHRFRHVPVVEDGRLAGIVSIGDVVKSAIDELESEREHLVDYIQRAP, from the coding sequence ATGCGGATACGCGACATCCTGCGGAGGAAGGGAGACGCGGTGGCCACGGTGCGGCCCGACGCCACCGTCCGGCAGCTCCTCTCCGTCCTGGCGGAGCACAACATCGGGGCGACGGTGGTCTCGCCCGACGGCGCCTCGATCGCCGGCATCGTGTCCGAGCGGGACGTGGTGCGGCGGCTGCACGAGCACGGCGCGGCGCTGCTCGACCGCCCCGTCTCGGAGATCATGACCGCCGAGGTCCGCACCTGCGGGCCGGGCGACCAGGTCGAGGATCTCCGCCGCGCCATGACCGAGCACCGGTTCCGGCACGTGCCCGTCGTCGAGGACGGCCGGCTCGCCGGGATCGTCAGCATCGGCGACGTGGTCAAGAGCGCCATCGACGAGCTGGAGAGCGAGCGCGAGCACCTGGTCGACTACATCCAGCGCGCGCCCTGA